One genomic region from Clarias gariepinus isolate MV-2021 ecotype Netherlands chromosome 22, CGAR_prim_01v2, whole genome shotgun sequence encodes:
- the iqsec1a gene encoding IQ motif and Sec7 domain ArfGEF 1a isoform X4 produces MWCLQCNSEKTQSLLELELDGCVEGEVQSTEPASSLDHGKGYGPLTHSSSISPDHFDGFGYGQNAQAGPQRPRRPKLQHSQSILRKQAEEEAIKRSRSLSESYELSTDLQDKQVEMLERKYGGRFISRHAARTIQTAFRQYQMNKNFERLRSSMSENRMSRRIVLSNMRMQFSFEGPEKGPSSFFDGKHLSLTEEGTPTGSVTKSEVGDIVPIHVTAPSPQNDLSDTITELEDAFSRQVKSLAESIDDALNCRSLHEEEEDQEPEQVQDMQGDLSYRVEPTNGSDQRKLDEMMASYGGVTLFIDEEDLCPPVQLSHTADPPSSMESDPHTSQDFWPMDARDDKLDTDTSCRSTPSTDCQEPRLRIDHLPLLTIEPPSDSSLEVSDRSEIDSVKRQNVYERTTAGPQASPKHITHSLPPRVSSLSRDEDPIRHRHRQLESHLAINGNRQSKSESDFSDGDNDSINSTTNSTDTINCSSESSRDSMREQTLSKQMYHKETRNSWDSPAFSNDVIRKRYYRIGLNLFNKKPEKGIQYLTERGFVPDTPVGVAHFLLQRKGLSRQMIGEFLGNRQKQFNRDVLDCVVDEMDFSGMELDEALRKFQAHIRVQGEAQKVERLIEAFSQRYCICNPGVVRQFRNPDTIFILAFAIILLNTDMYSPNVKPERKMKLEDFVKNLRGVDDGEDIPRDMLIGIYERIRQKELKTNEDHVSQVQKVEKLIVGKKPIGSLHQGLGCVLSLPHRRLVCYCRLFEVPDPNKLQKLGLHQREIFLFNDLLVVTKIFQKKKNSVTYSLRQSFSLYGMQVLLFENQYYPNGIRLTSAIPGADVKVLIIFNAPNPQDRKKFTDDLRESIAEVQEMEKYRIESELEKQKGVVRPSMSQSMSGLKKEAGNGTMSRASLDDTYAMGEGLKRSALSSSLRDLSETGKRGRRTSAGSLDSNMEGSIISSPPQLPRRVPSGRECPPPSPPPRPHYSSTNPPSSSSTLLGSLFGSKRGKPPLHPALPVPASSSSSHHPVHPTLISHKPHPTNLHHTAQAHLEAHCSQHCSLPQNPPPYQHHHHYDPPPVGLRFHRQHSGHAPAPHLPPQLAHNHLHQHHRHQHHHQQRHQHREQNLASSTASCPVSAKPKHCGISTVV; encoded by the exons CGTGGAGGGGGAGGTCCAGAGCACTGAGCCAGCCTCTTCCCTGGACCACGGTAAAGGTTATGGCCCCTTGACCCACAGCTCCTCCATTAGCCCGGACCATTTCGACGGCTTTGGGTACGGACAGAACGCCCAGGCCGGTCCACAGCGTCCACGGAGGCCCAAACTCCAGCACTCGCAGTCCATCCTCCGCAAGCAAGCCGAGGAAGAGGCCATCAAACGCTCGCGCTCGCTCTCAGAGAGCTATGAGCTCTCTACAGATCTGCAGGACAAGCAG GTGGAGATGTTAGAGAGAAAGTACGGAGGGCGCTTCATCAGTCGACATGCTGCTCGCACCATCCAGACGGCATTCCGGCAGTACCAAATGAACAAGAACTTTGAGCGTCTCAGAAGTTCCATGTCTGAGAATCGGATGTCGAGGCGCATCGTTCTGTCCAACATGAGAATGCAGTTTTCCTTTGAGGGACCTGAAAAAGGGCCGAGCTCATTTTTCGATGGGAAACACTTATCTCTGACGGAGGAAGGAACTCCGACCGGATCTGTAACGAAGAGCGAGGTTGGAGATATTGTTCCCATACACGTGACTGCACCCTCGCCTCAGAATGACCTTAGTGATACCATTACTGAGCTCGAGGACGCGTTCTCTCGGCAGGTCAAATCGTTGGCTGAATCCATCGATGATGCTCTGAACTGTCGTAGTCTCCATGAAGAAGAAGAGGACCAGGAACCGGAGCAGGTGCAAGACATGCAAGGTGATTTGTCCTATCGAGTGGAACCGACTAACGGCTCAGATCAACGCAAGCTGGACGAGATGATGGCTTCCTACGGCGGCGTGACGCTCTTCATCGATGAGGAGGATCTTTGTCCTCCTGTTCAGCTCTCACATACTGCGGACCCACCGTCCAGCATGGAGTCTGATCCACACACCTCCCAGGACTTCTGGCCCATGGACGCTAGGGACGACAAACTGGACACCGATACCAGCTGTCGAAGCACCCCGTCCACGGATTGTCAGGAGCCACGGCTTCGTATCGACCATCTCCCGCTGCTGACCATCGAACCCCCCAGTGACAGCTCTCTGGAAGTGAGTGACCGCTCGGAGATCGATTCGGTCAAGAGGCAGAATGTTTACGAGCGCACCACGGCCGGACCTCAGGCCAGTCCAAAACACATCACGCACAGTCTACCTCCCAGAGTGTCCTCCCTCTCCCGGGACGAGGATCCCATCAGGCATCGACACCGGCAGCTGGAGAGCCATCTGGCCATCAACGGGAACCGACAGAGCAAATCAGAATCAGACTTTTCTGACGGCGACAACGACAGCATCAACAGCACAACAAACTCCACCGACACGATCAACTGCAGCTCCGAGTCGTCTCGGGACAGCATGAGGGAGCAGACGCTCAGCAAACAGATGTACCACAAAGAGACACGGAACAGCTGGGATTCTCCGGCTTTCAGCAACGACGTCATCCGCAAGCGGTACTACCGCATCGGCCTCAACCTCTTCAACAA AAAGCCGGAGAAAGGTATTCAGTACCTGACCGAGAGAGGGTTCGTACCTGATACACCTGTGGGCGTGGCTCACTTCCTGCTCCAGAGGAAAGGCCTGAGCCGGCAGATGATCGGCGAGTTCCTGGGGAACCGACAGAAACAGTTTAACAGAGACGTCttaga CTGCGTGGTGGACGAGATGGACTTCTCAGGGATGGAGCTGGACGAAGCTCTCAGGAAATTCCAGGCACACATCCGAGTCCAAGGGGAAGCGCAGAAGGTCGAGCGTCTCATCGAGGCTTTCAG CCAGCGGTACTGCATCTGCAACCCAGGCGTGGTGCGGCAGTTCCGAAACCCCGACACCATCTTTATCCTGGCTTTCGCCATCATCCTCCTCAACACGGACATGTACAGCCCCAACGTGAAGCCCGAGCGCAAGATGAAACTGGAGGACTTTGTGAAGAACCTCAGAG GAGTGGACGATGGTGAGGACATCCCACGGGACATGCTGATCGGGATTTACGAGCGGATTCGTCAGAAAGAGCTGAAGACAAATGAAGACCACGTCTCTCAGGTTCAGAAGGTGGAGAAGCTCATCGTCGGGAAAAAGCCG ATCGGATCTCTCCATCAGGGCCTGGGATGT gtctTATCCCTCCCCCATCGGAGGTTGGTGTGTTACTGCCGGTTGTTTGAAGTTCCCGACCCGAACAAGCTTCAGAAACTCGGCCTTCATCAGCGGGAGATCTTCCTCTTTAACGACCTCTTGGTG GTGACTAAAATAttccagaagaagaagaactctgTGACGTACAGCCTCAGGCAGTCCTTCTCTCTGTACGGCATGCAGGTCCTGCTCTTCGAGAACCAGT ATTACCCCAACGGCATCCGGCTCACCTCGGCCATCCCGGGCGCGGACGTGAAGGTCCTCATCATCTTCAATGCCCCGAACCCTCAGGACCGCAAGAAGTTCACAGACGACCTGCGCGAGTCCATCGCTGAGGTCCAGGAGATGGAGAAGTACCGCATCGAGT CCGAGCTGGAGAAGCAGAAGGGCGTGGTGAGGCCCAGTATGTCCCAGAGCATGTCCGGTCTGAAGAAAGAGGCGGGAAACGGCACCATGAGCCGCGCCAGCCTGGACGACACGTACGCCATGGGGGAGGGGCTAAAGCGGAGCGCGCTCAGTAGCTCCCTGAGGGACCTGTCTGAGACAG GCAAGCGCGGGCGCCGCACCAGTGCAGGATCGCTAGACAGCAATATGGAA GGCTCCATCATTAGCAGTCCTCCTCAGCTCCCCCGGAGAGTGCCGTCTGGCCGTGAGtgtcctcctccttctcctcctcctcgtcctcaCTACTCCAGCACAAaccctccctcctcctcttccacaCTGCTGGGATCGCTGTTCGGCAGCAAGCGAGGAAAACCTCCTCTTCATCCTGCGCTTCCTGTTccagcctcctcctcctcctcacaccACCCTGTCCACCCCACCCTCATCTCCCACAAGCCCCACCCCACCAACCTGCACCACACCGCCCAGGCCCACCTCGAGGCCCACTGCTCCCAGCACTGTTCTCTCCCGCAGAACCCTCCACCGTATCAGCACCACCATCACTACGACCCGCCTCCCGTCGGGCTCCGCTTCCACCGTCAGCACTCGGGTCACGCCCCTGCGCCGCACCTCCCCCCTCAGCTCGCTCACAACCACCTTCATCAACACCATCGTCACCAACACCACCATCAACAACGGCACCAACATCGGGAGCAGAACCTGGCGTCGTCGACCGCGTCGTGTCCCGTCAGCGCCAAACCCAAACACTGTGGAATCAGCACGGTGGTCTGA
- the iqsec1a gene encoding IQ motif and Sec7 domain ArfGEF 1a isoform X1 — MMADRLWRKSCEFFGSRSPFFGRRVVESKSDVEGEVQSTEPASSLDHGKGYGPLTHSSSISPDHFDGFGYGQNAQAGPQRPRRPKLQHSQSILRKQAEEEAIKRSRSLSESYELSTDLQDKQVEMLERKYGGRFISRHAARTIQTAFRQYQMNKNFERLRSSMSENRMSRRIVLSNMRMQFSFEGPEKGPSSFFDGKHLSLTEEGTPTGSVTKSEVGDIVPIHVTAPSPQNDLSDTITELEDAFSRQVKSLAESIDDALNCRSLHEEEEDQEPEQVQDMQGDLSYRVEPTNGSDQRKLDEMMASYGGVTLFIDEEDLCPPVQLSHTADPPSSMESDPHTSQDFWPMDARDDKLDTDTSCRSTPSTDCQEPRLRIDHLPLLTIEPPSDSSLEVSDRSEIDSVKRQNVYERTTAGPQASPKHITHSLPPRVSSLSRDEDPIRHRHRQLESHLAINGNRQSKSESDFSDGDNDSINSTTNSTDTINCSSESSRDSMREQTLSKQMYHKETRNSWDSPAFSNDVIRKRYYRIGLNLFNKKPEKGIQYLTERGFVPDTPVGVAHFLLQRKGLSRQMIGEFLGNRQKQFNRDVLDCVVDEMDFSGMELDEALRKFQAHIRVQGEAQKVERLIEAFSQRYCICNPGVVRQFRNPDTIFILAFAIILLNTDMYSPNVKPERKMKLEDFVKNLRGVDDGEDIPRDMLIGIYERIRQKELKTNEDHVSQVQKVEKLIVGKKPIGSLHQGLGCVLSLPHRRLVCYCRLFEVPDPNKLQKLGLHQREIFLFNDLLVVTKIFQKKKNSVTYSLRQSFSLYGMQVLLFENQYYPNGIRLTSAIPGADVKVLIIFNAPNPQDRKKFTDDLRESIAEVQEMEKYRIESELEKQKGVVRPSMSQSMSGLKKEAGNGTMSRASLDDTYAMGEGLKRSALSSSLRDLSETGKRGRRTSAGSLDSNMEGSIISSPPQLPRRVPSGRECPPPSPPPRPHYSSTNPPSSSSTLLGSLFGSKRGKPPLHPALPVPASSSSSHHPVHPTLISHKPHPTNLHHTAQAHLEAHCSQHCSLPQNPPPYQHHHHYDPPPVGLRFHRQHSGHAPAPHLPPQLAHNHLHQHHRHQHHHQQRHQHREQNLASSTASCPVSAKPKHCGISTVV, encoded by the exons ATGATGGCTGATAGGTTATGGAGGAAGAGCTGCGAGTTCTTTGGTAGTCGAAGTCCTTTTTTTGGACGGCGAGTTGTGgagagtaagagtga CGTGGAGGGGGAGGTCCAGAGCACTGAGCCAGCCTCTTCCCTGGACCACGGTAAAGGTTATGGCCCCTTGACCCACAGCTCCTCCATTAGCCCGGACCATTTCGACGGCTTTGGGTACGGACAGAACGCCCAGGCCGGTCCACAGCGTCCACGGAGGCCCAAACTCCAGCACTCGCAGTCCATCCTCCGCAAGCAAGCCGAGGAAGAGGCCATCAAACGCTCGCGCTCGCTCTCAGAGAGCTATGAGCTCTCTACAGATCTGCAGGACAAGCAG GTGGAGATGTTAGAGAGAAAGTACGGAGGGCGCTTCATCAGTCGACATGCTGCTCGCACCATCCAGACGGCATTCCGGCAGTACCAAATGAACAAGAACTTTGAGCGTCTCAGAAGTTCCATGTCTGAGAATCGGATGTCGAGGCGCATCGTTCTGTCCAACATGAGAATGCAGTTTTCCTTTGAGGGACCTGAAAAAGGGCCGAGCTCATTTTTCGATGGGAAACACTTATCTCTGACGGAGGAAGGAACTCCGACCGGATCTGTAACGAAGAGCGAGGTTGGAGATATTGTTCCCATACACGTGACTGCACCCTCGCCTCAGAATGACCTTAGTGATACCATTACTGAGCTCGAGGACGCGTTCTCTCGGCAGGTCAAATCGTTGGCTGAATCCATCGATGATGCTCTGAACTGTCGTAGTCTCCATGAAGAAGAAGAGGACCAGGAACCGGAGCAGGTGCAAGACATGCAAGGTGATTTGTCCTATCGAGTGGAACCGACTAACGGCTCAGATCAACGCAAGCTGGACGAGATGATGGCTTCCTACGGCGGCGTGACGCTCTTCATCGATGAGGAGGATCTTTGTCCTCCTGTTCAGCTCTCACATACTGCGGACCCACCGTCCAGCATGGAGTCTGATCCACACACCTCCCAGGACTTCTGGCCCATGGACGCTAGGGACGACAAACTGGACACCGATACCAGCTGTCGAAGCACCCCGTCCACGGATTGTCAGGAGCCACGGCTTCGTATCGACCATCTCCCGCTGCTGACCATCGAACCCCCCAGTGACAGCTCTCTGGAAGTGAGTGACCGCTCGGAGATCGATTCGGTCAAGAGGCAGAATGTTTACGAGCGCACCACGGCCGGACCTCAGGCCAGTCCAAAACACATCACGCACAGTCTACCTCCCAGAGTGTCCTCCCTCTCCCGGGACGAGGATCCCATCAGGCATCGACACCGGCAGCTGGAGAGCCATCTGGCCATCAACGGGAACCGACAGAGCAAATCAGAATCAGACTTTTCTGACGGCGACAACGACAGCATCAACAGCACAACAAACTCCACCGACACGATCAACTGCAGCTCCGAGTCGTCTCGGGACAGCATGAGGGAGCAGACGCTCAGCAAACAGATGTACCACAAAGAGACACGGAACAGCTGGGATTCTCCGGCTTTCAGCAACGACGTCATCCGCAAGCGGTACTACCGCATCGGCCTCAACCTCTTCAACAA AAAGCCGGAGAAAGGTATTCAGTACCTGACCGAGAGAGGGTTCGTACCTGATACACCTGTGGGCGTGGCTCACTTCCTGCTCCAGAGGAAAGGCCTGAGCCGGCAGATGATCGGCGAGTTCCTGGGGAACCGACAGAAACAGTTTAACAGAGACGTCttaga CTGCGTGGTGGACGAGATGGACTTCTCAGGGATGGAGCTGGACGAAGCTCTCAGGAAATTCCAGGCACACATCCGAGTCCAAGGGGAAGCGCAGAAGGTCGAGCGTCTCATCGAGGCTTTCAG CCAGCGGTACTGCATCTGCAACCCAGGCGTGGTGCGGCAGTTCCGAAACCCCGACACCATCTTTATCCTGGCTTTCGCCATCATCCTCCTCAACACGGACATGTACAGCCCCAACGTGAAGCCCGAGCGCAAGATGAAACTGGAGGACTTTGTGAAGAACCTCAGAG GAGTGGACGATGGTGAGGACATCCCACGGGACATGCTGATCGGGATTTACGAGCGGATTCGTCAGAAAGAGCTGAAGACAAATGAAGACCACGTCTCTCAGGTTCAGAAGGTGGAGAAGCTCATCGTCGGGAAAAAGCCG ATCGGATCTCTCCATCAGGGCCTGGGATGT gtctTATCCCTCCCCCATCGGAGGTTGGTGTGTTACTGCCGGTTGTTTGAAGTTCCCGACCCGAACAAGCTTCAGAAACTCGGCCTTCATCAGCGGGAGATCTTCCTCTTTAACGACCTCTTGGTG GTGACTAAAATAttccagaagaagaagaactctgTGACGTACAGCCTCAGGCAGTCCTTCTCTCTGTACGGCATGCAGGTCCTGCTCTTCGAGAACCAGT ATTACCCCAACGGCATCCGGCTCACCTCGGCCATCCCGGGCGCGGACGTGAAGGTCCTCATCATCTTCAATGCCCCGAACCCTCAGGACCGCAAGAAGTTCACAGACGACCTGCGCGAGTCCATCGCTGAGGTCCAGGAGATGGAGAAGTACCGCATCGAGT CCGAGCTGGAGAAGCAGAAGGGCGTGGTGAGGCCCAGTATGTCCCAGAGCATGTCCGGTCTGAAGAAAGAGGCGGGAAACGGCACCATGAGCCGCGCCAGCCTGGACGACACGTACGCCATGGGGGAGGGGCTAAAGCGGAGCGCGCTCAGTAGCTCCCTGAGGGACCTGTCTGAGACAG GCAAGCGCGGGCGCCGCACCAGTGCAGGATCGCTAGACAGCAATATGGAA GGCTCCATCATTAGCAGTCCTCCTCAGCTCCCCCGGAGAGTGCCGTCTGGCCGTGAGtgtcctcctccttctcctcctcctcgtcctcaCTACTCCAGCACAAaccctccctcctcctcttccacaCTGCTGGGATCGCTGTTCGGCAGCAAGCGAGGAAAACCTCCTCTTCATCCTGCGCTTCCTGTTccagcctcctcctcctcctcacaccACCCTGTCCACCCCACCCTCATCTCCCACAAGCCCCACCCCACCAACCTGCACCACACCGCCCAGGCCCACCTCGAGGCCCACTGCTCCCAGCACTGTTCTCTCCCGCAGAACCCTCCACCGTATCAGCACCACCATCACTACGACCCGCCTCCCGTCGGGCTCCGCTTCCACCGTCAGCACTCGGGTCACGCCCCTGCGCCGCACCTCCCCCCTCAGCTCGCTCACAACCACCTTCATCAACACCATCGTCACCAACACCACCATCAACAACGGCACCAACATCGGGAGCAGAACCTGGCGTCGTCGACCGCGTCGTGTCCCGTCAGCGCCAAACCCAAACACTGTGGAATCAGCACGGTGGTCTGA
- the iqsec1a gene encoding IQ motif and Sec7 domain ArfGEF 1a isoform X7 has translation MVRRHSSLPVGTSSSAVSPLCRRTLPCRQWKSTSFSVEGEVQSTEPASSLDHGKGYGPLTHSSSISPDHFDGFGYGQNAQAGPQRPRRPKLQHSQSILRKQAEEEAIKRSRSLSESYELSTDLQDKQVEMLERKYGGRFISRHAARTIQTAFRQYQMNKNFERLRSSMSENRMSRRIVLSNMRMQFSFEGPEKGPSSFFDGKHLSLTEEGTPTGSVTKSEVGDIVPIHVTAPSPQNDLSDTITELEDAFSRQVKSLAESIDDALNCRSLHEEEEDQEPEQVQDMQGDLSYRVEPTNGSDQRKLDEMMASYGGVTLFIDEEDLCPPVQLSHTADPPSSMESDPHTSQDFWPMDARDDKLDTDTSCRSTPSTDCQEPRLRIDHLPLLTIEPPSDSSLEVSDRSEIDSVKRQNVYERTTAGPQASPKHITHSLPPRVSSLSRDEDPIRHRHRQLESHLAINGNRQSKSESDFSDGDNDSINSTTNSTDTINCSSESSRDSMREQTLSKQMYHKETRNSWDSPAFSNDVIRKRYYRIGLNLFNKKPEKGIQYLTERGFVPDTPVGVAHFLLQRKGLSRQMIGEFLGNRQKQFNRDVLDCVVDEMDFSGMELDEALRKFQAHIRVQGEAQKVERLIEAFSQRYCICNPGVVRQFRNPDTIFILAFAIILLNTDMYSPNVKPERKMKLEDFVKNLRGVDDGEDIPRDMLIGIYERIRQKELKTNEDHVSQVQKVEKLIVGKKPIGSLHQGLGCVLSLPHRRLVCYCRLFEVPDPNKLQKLGLHQREIFLFNDLLVVTKIFQKKKNSVTYSLRQSFSLYGMQVLLFENQYYPNGIRLTSAIPGADVKVLIIFNAPNPQDRKKFTDDLRESIAEVQEMEKYRIESELEKQKGVVRPSMSQSMSGLKKEAGNGTMSRASLDDTYAMGEGLKRSALSSSLRDLSETGKRGRRTSAGSLDSNMEGSIISSPPQLPRRVPSGRECPPPSPPPRPHYSSTNPPSSSSTLLGSLFGSKRGKPPLHPALPVPASSSSSHHPVHPTLISHKPHPTNLHHTAQAHLEAHCSQHCSLPQNPPPYQHHHHYDPPPVGLRFHRQHSGHAPAPHLPPQLAHNHLHQHHRHQHHHQQRHQHREQNLASSTASCPVSAKPKHCGISTVV, from the exons CGTGGAGGGGGAGGTCCAGAGCACTGAGCCAGCCTCTTCCCTGGACCACGGTAAAGGTTATGGCCCCTTGACCCACAGCTCCTCCATTAGCCCGGACCATTTCGACGGCTTTGGGTACGGACAGAACGCCCAGGCCGGTCCACAGCGTCCACGGAGGCCCAAACTCCAGCACTCGCAGTCCATCCTCCGCAAGCAAGCCGAGGAAGAGGCCATCAAACGCTCGCGCTCGCTCTCAGAGAGCTATGAGCTCTCTACAGATCTGCAGGACAAGCAG GTGGAGATGTTAGAGAGAAAGTACGGAGGGCGCTTCATCAGTCGACATGCTGCTCGCACCATCCAGACGGCATTCCGGCAGTACCAAATGAACAAGAACTTTGAGCGTCTCAGAAGTTCCATGTCTGAGAATCGGATGTCGAGGCGCATCGTTCTGTCCAACATGAGAATGCAGTTTTCCTTTGAGGGACCTGAAAAAGGGCCGAGCTCATTTTTCGATGGGAAACACTTATCTCTGACGGAGGAAGGAACTCCGACCGGATCTGTAACGAAGAGCGAGGTTGGAGATATTGTTCCCATACACGTGACTGCACCCTCGCCTCAGAATGACCTTAGTGATACCATTACTGAGCTCGAGGACGCGTTCTCTCGGCAGGTCAAATCGTTGGCTGAATCCATCGATGATGCTCTGAACTGTCGTAGTCTCCATGAAGAAGAAGAGGACCAGGAACCGGAGCAGGTGCAAGACATGCAAGGTGATTTGTCCTATCGAGTGGAACCGACTAACGGCTCAGATCAACGCAAGCTGGACGAGATGATGGCTTCCTACGGCGGCGTGACGCTCTTCATCGATGAGGAGGATCTTTGTCCTCCTGTTCAGCTCTCACATACTGCGGACCCACCGTCCAGCATGGAGTCTGATCCACACACCTCCCAGGACTTCTGGCCCATGGACGCTAGGGACGACAAACTGGACACCGATACCAGCTGTCGAAGCACCCCGTCCACGGATTGTCAGGAGCCACGGCTTCGTATCGACCATCTCCCGCTGCTGACCATCGAACCCCCCAGTGACAGCTCTCTGGAAGTGAGTGACCGCTCGGAGATCGATTCGGTCAAGAGGCAGAATGTTTACGAGCGCACCACGGCCGGACCTCAGGCCAGTCCAAAACACATCACGCACAGTCTACCTCCCAGAGTGTCCTCCCTCTCCCGGGACGAGGATCCCATCAGGCATCGACACCGGCAGCTGGAGAGCCATCTGGCCATCAACGGGAACCGACAGAGCAAATCAGAATCAGACTTTTCTGACGGCGACAACGACAGCATCAACAGCACAACAAACTCCACCGACACGATCAACTGCAGCTCCGAGTCGTCTCGGGACAGCATGAGGGAGCAGACGCTCAGCAAACAGATGTACCACAAAGAGACACGGAACAGCTGGGATTCTCCGGCTTTCAGCAACGACGTCATCCGCAAGCGGTACTACCGCATCGGCCTCAACCTCTTCAACAA AAAGCCGGAGAAAGGTATTCAGTACCTGACCGAGAGAGGGTTCGTACCTGATACACCTGTGGGCGTGGCTCACTTCCTGCTCCAGAGGAAAGGCCTGAGCCGGCAGATGATCGGCGAGTTCCTGGGGAACCGACAGAAACAGTTTAACAGAGACGTCttaga CTGCGTGGTGGACGAGATGGACTTCTCAGGGATGGAGCTGGACGAAGCTCTCAGGAAATTCCAGGCACACATCCGAGTCCAAGGGGAAGCGCAGAAGGTCGAGCGTCTCATCGAGGCTTTCAG CCAGCGGTACTGCATCTGCAACCCAGGCGTGGTGCGGCAGTTCCGAAACCCCGACACCATCTTTATCCTGGCTTTCGCCATCATCCTCCTCAACACGGACATGTACAGCCCCAACGTGAAGCCCGAGCGCAAGATGAAACTGGAGGACTTTGTGAAGAACCTCAGAG GAGTGGACGATGGTGAGGACATCCCACGGGACATGCTGATCGGGATTTACGAGCGGATTCGTCAGAAAGAGCTGAAGACAAATGAAGACCACGTCTCTCAGGTTCAGAAGGTGGAGAAGCTCATCGTCGGGAAAAAGCCG ATCGGATCTCTCCATCAGGGCCTGGGATGT gtctTATCCCTCCCCCATCGGAGGTTGGTGTGTTACTGCCGGTTGTTTGAAGTTCCCGACCCGAACAAGCTTCAGAAACTCGGCCTTCATCAGCGGGAGATCTTCCTCTTTAACGACCTCTTGGTG GTGACTAAAATAttccagaagaagaagaactctgTGACGTACAGCCTCAGGCAGTCCTTCTCTCTGTACGGCATGCAGGTCCTGCTCTTCGAGAACCAGT ATTACCCCAACGGCATCCGGCTCACCTCGGCCATCCCGGGCGCGGACGTGAAGGTCCTCATCATCTTCAATGCCCCGAACCCTCAGGACCGCAAGAAGTTCACAGACGACCTGCGCGAGTCCATCGCTGAGGTCCAGGAGATGGAGAAGTACCGCATCGAGT CCGAGCTGGAGAAGCAGAAGGGCGTGGTGAGGCCCAGTATGTCCCAGAGCATGTCCGGTCTGAAGAAAGAGGCGGGAAACGGCACCATGAGCCGCGCCAGCCTGGACGACACGTACGCCATGGGGGAGGGGCTAAAGCGGAGCGCGCTCAGTAGCTCCCTGAGGGACCTGTCTGAGACAG GCAAGCGCGGGCGCCGCACCAGTGCAGGATCGCTAGACAGCAATATGGAA GGCTCCATCATTAGCAGTCCTCCTCAGCTCCCCCGGAGAGTGCCGTCTGGCCGTGAGtgtcctcctccttctcctcctcctcgtcctcaCTACTCCAGCACAAaccctccctcctcctcttccacaCTGCTGGGATCGCTGTTCGGCAGCAAGCGAGGAAAACCTCCTCTTCATCCTGCGCTTCCTGTTccagcctcctcctcctcctcacaccACCCTGTCCACCCCACCCTCATCTCCCACAAGCCCCACCCCACCAACCTGCACCACACCGCCCAGGCCCACCTCGAGGCCCACTGCTCCCAGCACTGTTCTCTCCCGCAGAACCCTCCACCGTATCAGCACCACCATCACTACGACCCGCCTCCCGTCGGGCTCCGCTTCCACCGTCAGCACTCGGGTCACGCCCCTGCGCCGCACCTCCCCCCTCAGCTCGCTCACAACCACCTTCATCAACACCATCGTCACCAACACCACCATCAACAACGGCACCAACATCGGGAGCAGAACCTGGCGTCGTCGACCGCGTCGTGTCCCGTCAGCGCCAAACCCAAACACTGTGGAATCAGCACGGTGGTCTGA